One part of the Anaerotruncus rubiinfantis genome encodes these proteins:
- the pyrF gene encoding orotidine-5'-phosphate decarboxylase — MKKLIERIIETKNPTVVGLDPTLSYIPRQIQDEAFAEFGKTLRGAARAYLAFNKGIIDAVCDIVPAVKPQCAYYEALGWHGVKCLAKTIEYAREKGMYVITDGKRNDIGSTMQAYAAAHLGELDIDGVRCTPFGADALTVNGYLGTDGIQPLVGVMAGNPDKGIFVLVKTSNPSSGELQDQMIGDKTVYETMGMMCEKWGEATCNAYGYSQVGAVVGATWPAQLSELRAKLPHTFFLVPGYGAQGGGAQDVAGAFDQNGLGAIVNSSRAILTAWKKAGAQADFARAARDEAIRMRNDITAAIPPIVG; from the coding sequence ATGAAAAAGCTGATCGAACGGATCATTGAAACAAAAAATCCAACCGTTGTGGGGCTTGACCCGACGCTTTCTTATATCCCGCGGCAGATTCAGGACGAGGCCTTTGCCGAATTCGGTAAAACCCTCCGCGGCGCGGCGCGGGCATATCTCGCTTTCAACAAGGGAATCATCGACGCGGTCTGCGATATTGTACCCGCGGTGAAACCACAGTGCGCCTATTATGAAGCGCTCGGCTGGCACGGCGTAAAATGCCTTGCAAAGACGATTGAATACGCGCGGGAGAAGGGGATGTACGTCATCACCGACGGAAAGCGCAATGACATCGGATCGACCATGCAGGCCTATGCGGCAGCGCACCTCGGGGAGCTTGATATCGACGGCGTCCGATGCACGCCGTTCGGCGCCGACGCGCTGACGGTGAATGGATACCTTGGCACCGACGGCATCCAGCCGCTGGTGGGCGTAATGGCGGGCAACCCGGACAAGGGGATCTTCGTGCTGGTCAAAACCTCAAACCCGTCGTCCGGCGAGCTGCAGGATCAGATGATCGGTGATAAGACAGTCTATGAAACGATGGGGATGATGTGCGAAAAATGGGGCGAGGCCACCTGCAATGCCTATGGTTACTCGCAGGTCGGGGCTGTGGTCGGCGCGACCTGGCCGGCGCAGCTTTCCGAGCTGCGCGCGAAGCTTCCGCACACCTTTTTCCTGGTGCCGGGCTACGGCGCGCAGGGAGGCGGCGCGCAGGATGTGGCCGGCGCGTTCGATCAAAATGGGCTCGGCGCGATCGTGAATTCCTCGCGCGCGATCCTTACCGCCTGGAAAAAAGCCGGCGCCCAAGCGGACTTTGCGCGGGCGGCGCGCGACGAAGCGATCCGGATGCGCAACGACATCACTGCGGCCATTCCGCCGATTGTGGGATAA